AATGTCAGTTCCTGTCTGCCCAACGtctccaaaaaatcgacttcgtcgtaaatttacaatttattatttggtAATTACAGAACTTACAATTCTATGACTTTTGTTCAGAAAAAATGACAGCTATTTTTAATCTGACAGTCGTTCTGAAGGCGTTACTGAGCTCCTGCTCAGCAGCCAATGATACCTTCTTCACTCGTGAACCGCCGGGCCCCAACACCAGTTTGGAAATCCTGTCCGAGGGACAGTGTACGTTTACGATAGCTGTCATGCTGTTATCGGGAAGAACTCCCAAGTGTTCTGTCTGGATGTTCAGGGTGTAGGGGAGCTCGTCAGGCAAGGCATCCATGAATTTGGCTTTTACAGTTCTCTCCACTATTTTTTCTGTTGGTGCGTCTGTTATCTGATTGGTACTGAAGTCCCAGTCTCTGCTTTTAGCTGAATCCAGGAGGTACGCCTGAAACCCAATGCCATTAATTAGTAACGATTTAATGATTATTCACACCCAATAATTAAAACCAATGACAATCCTCACCCTCAGATCATCGACTCCGTCGTTCTGCAGAGCAGAAATCATGAAGATGTCGGAGAAATTGGGCCAGTTGTTCTCGCCCGTGAGGAGGTCCACGAGCTTGAGGAGCTCCTTTTTGGGCTTGACCCTGTCGACCTTGTTGAGGATGAGAATAGAAGTGACCCCAGGCCTCGTACGTTTGAGCGCCTCGATCACCCTCACGTCAATCTTGTGTCTCTTGAAGGGATGCGCTGCGTCCTGGACGACTCCCACGATATCCGCTCTTTCGAGGGACTTATCGATGTCAGATTTGAAGCTCGGCTCGAGCTTGAACTTCTTGAAGTCGCGGGTGGTTACGAGCCCGGGGGTGTCCATGAAGATCAACTGGGTGTCGCCCTCCGAGTAGATGACGTTCGTCTTCGATCTCGTGGTGTGAGCTTTTCCTGACATTGCACATATCTGAGGAGAGAAAAGAATTAATTTGGGTCCACATTTCCATCCATTCGCAGGTGCAGACGTTTCCTTATCGTGACAGACAAACTTAGGaactgaatggaaaaaaaaatttactttggaaacaggaaaaattataattaattacctgTCTCCCAACAAGTTGATTCACCAGGGTGCTCTTCCCGGCGTTTGGAAGCCCCAAAATAGCAATCCTCAAGCATTTATCCTCCTCCCTGCGGAGTCGTCCGATCTCGAAGGACTGATCGACGATGAAATCGTCATCCGGGTGCCCCTCTGAGCCGCTGGGATTCGTCACTACGTGCTCTGCATTGACAGAACAGAACCTCAAGAGTGACCTGTCCACCCTCAGGACCCTTCTGCACAGTGTCACTAGCATTTTTCAATGGTTTATAACTTTTTTGTTCAGTTCATCACAACATTTGCTCAGTCGAAGGTACCATAGCCTCATGTCTTGTCGGCTTCGAGGTTATGTTCGCATTTTCGtttatttatcgataatttGGAGACTTTTTGGAGTTTTCATGGGCAATTGTCGATGTTGTTAACAATGACGAGGGATTTTTTCACTGACACTTCGTTGTGTCGCTGATTCTTGCAGATTTTATGAGCTTCTTTGACACACGAAAGacaataatcataaaatttattttctggatttttctGGAGTTGTAGATGGTGTAGGTGATGCCAGAAAAGGGGATATTCACTCCTGATTGGAGGATTCAAATTACGCACTAGGAATAGACTCAATCAAATtagttttcatgttttttgttaataaatcaACCAGGTATTGCTATTTTCGATACAAAAACAGAAAGGAAAAATGGTAACACGAAGTTCAACTTGTTCTACACCTAGTGAATTCCATATCGACCTATTgaactaattttttaatgatgagattaattaataattgtagTTGAAGGTGGAGAAGACGAAATCGAAGTCCTTGAGATTCCTCAGGATCCAGTTGTCAGCTCTGGCTTCCAGTTTGTCGTTGAAAGTCTCACTCCAGGTGCCACTCTTCCCATTTCTCACGAAACTCCCTGCGGAAATAATCTTACAGTCTTTTAATTCGGAAGAATTGACCATTGGATTGTTCTTGAAGTTGCTGATGTGGAGGTAGTCGCATAATTTCGATAGTTCATTGCTGGAGTAGCtttatcccaaaaattttGAGACTTTCTGGAAGCATTCGATCAGATCCTGCTGCATCTCCTCGTAGAACATGAAGAGGAGATTCGGGTGGTGGCGGAGGGCCCATGTCTCCTTCAGGTGCTCCCAGTAAGCACTCCAAGGTACTAAAAATAGATTTGCCTTCTGATCCTGACTCAGCACCTTCTCAGCAACTTGTCCTCGAACTAATCGCAGAATTCGTCGAAGGCTCCGGTCTACCCTTGAGGCTTCATCACTCGATTCAAGTGGTATCAGGAGACTGCAATCTTCTTGGGGTTCCTGACCACGTAGATGATCTTCAAGTACCCCACCCATCATTTTCGACAACAATTCCTGCATCACCTGCGTTGATTCCCGTCCATCCCTACTCTACCTAAATCCCCACTCATTATCAGGCTCCCCACCACTAGAATACCCAGTACCATGGTCTCTCCCGTCGACCAGGACATCTGAGTCCTCGATGGGCACGTGCAGAAGTCGAGTGAGATTGCAGCAtcaaacaacaacaacaaataTCGCCTACAAATTCACATAAAATATTGACAACCAATGACGACTTCAGTATTCATTGACAACCGCTGAATTATCACCATTATTGACACTGTCACACCTGACATCCGTCGATGAAGAAGATTCGCTTCAAGTGTTTACACTTTTTAGATGTTCAATCTTATCTCACTGATTAGTAAATCTTAATGACAATGCATCATACAGTGCATTAACTGTCGTCACTGCGATTGACATCTccaggagtcccaggagctgCTCTTTACCTTGTGAAACGGGATAGATTCACCGCTGTGATCACTGATACTGTCTGCAAATATGAGAACATTTGATATCGCAATTTTTCAGCACGACAAATTGCGTCAATTTGCTGCATCCGTTGTCAGTAAGTTTTTAATTTGTCATGCATTTTGAATTCTGTACAATGTTGCAACTGTAACACGAACATTTTCATGATTGATTGCCAATGGCGAACGCCCCCGCATAATTAAAAGACAGGAGCGATAAGCAACATGCAATAGATGTAGGAAAAACACGTATCTGTTAGTTTACAGGTCTTTTTGTTGCTAACAATGTCATCGGTACGAggcaagagaaataatttttttgtgtcacCTTCAAGTGGATTTGACTCTTAAGActgagtttttaaaaatatttagttgTTGGAACATAAACACCCTTCAatctaattattcaattattatttatctgtCCAATCAACTATTTATCGCTTTGATAAGCTTTATATATTTATGTAACGTTAATAAAATTCTGGTTTGAGAATATACTTCTCCTTGAGGTGTCAATAGTTCTGAGTTGAGATGTTTGAATGTCTTCCGTGTAGACATTCAAAAGTCTCGATTGCAGACTGATAAACCCGGAATTAAGTTCTTGAAGAACATAAATTGGTGCAttgaaacatttaaaaatgttatcattttttatctgaCATACTGCGACACTGGATTTGTGGTAGCAAAAATAAGATACATAaagtcaacaatttttcattaactccattcattttttcaatgtcaatATGAACGTCGATGTTATCGTTCAAcataaaaatgacaattcaACTTCACAATTCAAATTCATGACTCTGAAATTCCGTAAATTGATGATTGATTGTCAGTCATTTAGTCCTGAATCCACTTGGTTACCTTTGATTCATGAATGGCCAACTGTACCTTcaagtttattaattttatctaaATGAACTCATTAAGAAAAGTCAGTAGGATCGCCCGACGCTACCCTGTGAGCCCTGGGTTCGATTCCTGGCTGAGTTACAGCAAAAATTTCGTCTCTATAATTCTAATTCTTTCAGAATTCTTCAACCGCAGGTTCATCTTGTCTTCAACCTACTCTTCACCCTGACTTTTCCAATTACAGTCAACATCTTGGCGATAACCACTGGCATGGCGATGGGCTGGCCGTCCCCAGTCCTCCCCCAGCTAACCCAGAAGGACACCCCTGTTGGCACCGCACCAATGACCGACGACGAGATCGCCTGGTTGTCCTCAATAAAATCTCTCACCGGACTGATGGCACTACCATTCTGTCCCTGGTCAGCCGAGAGATTCGGCCGAAAAATAACGGGATTGATTGCCGCTGTTCCTCTGATTGTCAACTGGATCTTGGTCCTCGTGGC
The window above is part of the Diachasmimorpha longicaudata isolate KC_UGA_2023 chromosome 9, iyDiaLong2, whole genome shotgun sequence genome. Proteins encoded here:
- the LOC135165854 gene encoding GTPase Era, mitochondrial, whose translation is MLVTLCRRVLRVDRSLLRFCSVNAEHVVTNPSGSEGHPDDDFIVDQSFEIGRLRREEDKCLRIAILGLPNAGKSTLVNQLVGRQICAMSGKAHTTRSKTNVIYSEGDTQLIFMDTPGLVTTRDFKKFKLEPSFKSDIDKSLERADIVGVVQDAAHPFKRHKIDVRVIEALKRTRPGVTSILILNKVDRVKPKKELLKLVDLLTGENNWPNFSDIFMISALQNDGVDDLRAYLLDSAKSRDWDFSTNQITDAPTEKIVERTVKAKFMDALPDELPYTLNIQTEHLGVLPDNSMTAIVNVHCPSDRISKLVLGPGGSRVKKVSLAAEQELSNAFRTTVRLKIAVIFSEQKS
- the LOC135165753 gene encoding LOW QUALITY PROTEIN: sulfotransferase 4A1-like (The sequence of the model RefSeq protein was modified relative to this genomic sequence to represent the inferred CDS: substituted 3 bases at 3 genomic stop codons) yields the protein MSIAVTTVNALYDALSLRFTNQRYLLLLFDAAISLDFCTCPSRTQMSWSTGETMVLGILVVGSLIMSGDLGRIIYVVRNPKKIAVSXYHLNRVMKPQGXTGAFDEFCDXFEDKLLRSAYWEHLKETWALRHHPNLLFMFYEEMQQDLIECFQKVSKFLG